A genome region from Wielerella bovis includes the following:
- the rdgB gene encoding RdgB/HAM1 family non-canonical purine NTP pyrophosphatase, which yields MFPKIVLASNNAGKLKEFSALFAAQHIEILPQSAFNTPECPEPFHTFVENALAKARHASQHSGLPALADDSGICVNALGGAPGVLSARFAGDNPKSDAANNAKVSAELANQSDKSCYYVCVLVFVRHANDPQPIIAEGIWRGQWQTQAAGKNGFGYDPHFYLPDFACTAAELSAEQKNAISHRALALQELFSKIQAA from the coding sequence ATGTTTCCCAAAATCGTTCTCGCCAGCAATAATGCAGGCAAATTAAAAGAATTTTCCGCGCTATTTGCCGCACAACACATTGAAATTTTGCCACAATCCGCATTCAACACACCCGAATGTCCCGAACCATTTCACACATTTGTGGAAAACGCGCTCGCCAAAGCACGCCACGCCAGCCAACACAGCGGTTTGCCTGCATTGGCGGATGATAGTGGCATTTGCGTCAACGCACTCGGCGGCGCACCAGGGGTATTGTCGGCACGATTTGCAGGCGATAATCCCAAATCCGATGCGGCAAACAATGCCAAAGTATCGGCAGAATTGGCCAATCAATCCGACAAATCATGCTATTACGTTTGCGTATTGGTTTTCGTACGCCACGCCAACGACCCACAACCCATCATCGCTGAAGGCATTTGGCGCGGACAATGGCAAACGCAAGCTGCTGGTAAAAATGGCTTTGGTTACGACCCACATTTTTATCTGCCTGATTTTGCTTGCACCGCCGCCGAATTATCTGCCGAACAAAAAAATGCCA
- a CDS encoding peroxiredoxin, producing MTYTFSLPSSSGEIFHSAEHLPLVVYFYPKDNTAGCTTEGLDFNRLLPEFQAAGYTVVGISRDGVKSHQNFCHKQGFQFELLSDADETVCRQFDVLKLKKLYGKEHIGIERSTFVLDAQGNVLHEWRKVKVAGHAQMVLDAIRAA from the coding sequence ATGACCTACACTTTCTCTCTTCCCTCTTCATCGGGCGAAATCTTCCACAGCGCGGAACATTTGCCGCTGGTGGTGTATTTTTATCCAAAAGACAATACCGCTGGTTGCACCACAGAAGGCTTGGATTTCAATCGTTTGCTGCCCGAATTTCAGGCTGCGGGTTATACGGTGGTGGGCATTTCACGCGATGGGGTCAAATCGCATCAAAATTTTTGTCATAAACAAGGTTTCCAATTTGAATTATTGAGCGATGCGGACGAAACGGTATGCCGACAATTTGATGTTTTGAAACTGAAAAAATTGTATGGCAAAGAGCATATTGGCATTGAGCGCAGTACATTTGTGTTGGACGCGCAGGGCAATGTGCTGCATGAATGGCGCAAAGTGAAAGTGGCTGGGCATGCACAAATGGTTTTAGATGCAATTAGGGCAGCCTGA
- a CDS encoding multidrug effflux MFS transporter — MTQIPSIQKNLSTKQMAALLAMLISIMPFSIDAYLPSLPQIAQSLNTDIHHIEKSLSTFIFGVAMGQLIGGSLSDIKGRRNIALSGLGIYLFSTLLLIFVQTVEQLLGLRVLQALGAGMSAVTVGALVRDNYQGKQAAQMFALIGIILMAAPLVAPMLGAQLQYLGGWRTVFAFLLLYSALVCYLLYRFLPKNKEAEPINRAQIKQMGVRYCQVLATKPALGFLIYQAASFSAMLAFLSESPFVYMQLYDLTPTQYAWAFGSNIIMMMFCNRLTAFGLRHNWTSATLLKIGVGIQQVANFSLVTLVLLYQQPALWLLIPMIMVSIGTQGLIVANTQTLFMMNFKPEIAGSANAILAAGQSLIAAMIGFLVTVLHNGTVFVMVGTMMVSTLCGAMCLWYFSRVQLVKKAA, encoded by the coding sequence ATGACACAAATTCCCTCAATCCAGAAAAACTTATCCACCAAACAAATGGCGGCATTATTGGCCATGCTGATTTCCATTATGCCCTTTTCCATTGATGCTTATTTACCCAGCTTGCCACAAATCGCGCAATCGCTGAATACTGATATTCATCACATAGAAAAAAGTTTGAGTACGTTTATTTTTGGTGTGGCGATGGGTCAGTTGATTGGTGGCTCGCTGTCGGATATTAAAGGACGGCGCAATATTGCTTTGTCGGGTTTGGGGATTTATTTATTCAGTACCTTGTTGCTGATTTTTGTGCAAACGGTGGAACAATTACTGGGGTTGCGCGTGTTACAAGCATTGGGGGCAGGGATGTCGGCGGTAACCGTAGGCGCATTGGTGCGCGATAATTATCAGGGTAAACAAGCGGCGCAAATGTTTGCTTTGATTGGGATTATTTTGATGGCAGCACCTTTGGTTGCACCGATGTTGGGTGCGCAATTACAGTATTTGGGTGGTTGGCGTACGGTGTTTGCTTTTTTGTTGTTATATAGTGCATTGGTGTGTTATTTGCTCTACCGCTTTTTACCCAAAAACAAGGAAGCCGAACCCATCAATCGAGCGCAAATCAAACAAATGGGTGTTCGTTATTGTCAAGTTTTGGCAACCAAACCTGCGTTGGGCTTTTTGATTTATCAAGCCGCATCATTTTCTGCAATGCTAGCATTTTTGTCAGAATCGCCCTTTGTGTATATGCAGCTTTATGATTTAACGCCAACACAGTACGCGTGGGCTTTTGGTTCTAATATTATTATGATGATGTTTTGCAACCGATTAACGGCATTCGGTTTGCGTCATAATTGGACTTCGGCAACTTTGTTGAAAATTGGCGTTGGTATTCAGCAAGTAGCCAATTTTTCTTTGGTAACATTGGTTTTGCTGTATCAACAACCAGCATTATGGCTGCTTATCCCCATGATAATGGTTTCTATTGGCACACAAGGCTTGATTGTGGCAAACACGCAAACTTTGTTTATGATGAACTTTAAGCCAGAAATTGCAGGCAGTGCCAACGCCATTTTAGCGGCAGGACAATCTTTGATTGCTGCCATGATTGGTTTCTTGGTAACGGTTTTGCATAATGGCACAGTTTTCGTGATGGTAGGGACAATGATGGTATCCACTTTATGCGGTGCAATGTGTTTGTGGTATTTTTCGCGTGTGCAATTGGTTAAAAAAGCAGCCTGA
- a CDS encoding OmpA family protein yields the protein MKILTKMTVVAVAAALGLSGCVTNAQGQQTMSKTAMYGLGSAAACSIVGALTHGSKGARNSALACGAIGAGVGGYMDYQEQKLREQLQGTGVTVERQGNQIKLTMPENVTFATNSAALSPQAMTSLEQAAQTLATYVDTTISIVGHTDSTGNDAINNPLSYNRAQSVATYLNQRGVAANRMSIAGQGSRQPIASNATVEGRAQNRRVELLINPSQAALNLQ from the coding sequence ATGAAAATCTTGACAAAAATGACAGTAGTAGCCGTTGCCGCAGCTTTGGGTTTGAGCGGCTGTGTAACCAACGCGCAAGGTCAGCAAACCATGAGCAAAACTGCAATGTACGGTTTGGGCAGTGCTGCAGCATGTAGTATTGTGGGCGCATTGACACATGGCAGTAAAGGTGCGCGTAACTCTGCATTAGCTTGCGGTGCAATTGGTGCAGGCGTGGGCGGTTACATGGATTATCAAGAGCAAAAATTGCGTGAACAGTTGCAAGGTACAGGCGTAACTGTGGAACGTCAAGGTAACCAAATCAAATTGACCATGCCTGAAAATGTAACGTTTGCAACCAATAGCGCAGCATTGTCGCCACAAGCGATGACTTCTTTGGAACAAGCGGCACAAACATTGGCAACTTATGTGGATACCACCATCAGCATCGTGGGTCATACCGACAGCACAGGTAACGATGCGATTAACAATCCATTGTCTTACAATCGTGCGCAATCTGTGGCAACTTATTTGAATCAACGTGGCGTAGCAGCCAATCGCATGAGCATTGCAGGTCAAGGTTCGCGTCAGCCGATTGCCAGCAATGCAACTGTGGAAGGTCGCGCACAAAATCGTCGTGTGGAATTGTTGATTAATCCAAGCCAAGCGGCTTTGAATTTGCAATAA
- a CDS encoding ArsR/SmtB family transcription factor, giving the protein MLKTNLTDTQNTLEHTAQMLKAMSHPERLAILLELSRNEASLQELSQYTGLSPTQLSAHLTKMRQLGMVDYTRFMRIVQYRITSDIVRSVLKTLPQYPLERK; this is encoded by the coding sequence ATGCTAAAAACTAATTTAACGGACACACAAAACACATTGGAACACACGGCGCAAATGCTCAAAGCAATGTCGCACCCAGAACGATTGGCAATTTTGTTAGAATTGTCGCGCAATGAAGCCAGTTTGCAAGAATTATCCCAATACACGGGTTTATCGCCAACCCAATTATCAGCACATTTAACCAAAATGCGACAGTTGGGCATGGTGGATTACACCCGATTTATGCGTATTGTGCAGTATCGGATTACATCGGATATTGTGCGTAGTGTGTTGAAAACTTTGCCACAATATCCGCTTGAAAGAAAATAG
- the xth gene encoding exodeoxyribonuclease III: MKIATWNVNSLNVRLPHVLNWLADNQPDVLVLQELKLEQDKYPAAAIRMMGWHTEWSGQKTYNGVAIISRHELQDVHIGLPDLSDDPQRRVIAATANGVRVINVYCVNGEALDSPKFAYKREWFAALTQFVREQMTRYPELVLLGDFNIAPSDEDVYAPDKWYEQIHCSSEERQWLKNLLDLGLTDALRHVHPTGKFYTWWDYRGAMFQKGLGLRIDHLLISDTLKMRLQDVQVDTVTRGLERPSDHAPVVGLFE, translated from the coding sequence ATGAAAATTGCTACATGGAACGTTAATTCGCTGAATGTGCGTTTGCCACACGTTTTGAACTGGTTGGCGGACAATCAGCCTGATGTGCTGGTGTTGCAAGAATTGAAATTGGAACAAGATAAATATCCAGCCGCCGCGATTCGCATGATGGGCTGGCACACCGAGTGGAGCGGACAAAAAACCTATAATGGTGTCGCAATCATCAGCCGCCACGAATTGCAAGATGTGCATATCGGTTTACCTGATTTATCCGATGACCCACAACGCCGTGTGATTGCTGCTACCGCCAATGGTGTACGCGTGATTAATGTGTATTGCGTGAATGGCGAGGCATTGGATAGTCCTAAATTTGCCTATAAACGCGAATGGTTTGCTGCGCTCACGCAATTTGTGCGCGAACAAATGACACGTTATCCAGAATTGGTGTTGCTGGGTGATTTCAACATTGCGCCGTCTGATGAAGATGTGTACGCGCCCGATAAATGGTATGAACAAATCCATTGTTCATCGGAAGAACGCCAATGGCTGAAAAATTTGTTGGATTTGGGTTTAACCGATGCGCTGCGCCATGTTCATCCAACGGGCAAATTTTATACTTGGTGGGATTATCGTGGTGCGATGTTCCAAAAGGGCTTGGGCTTGCGGATTGACCATTTGTTGATTAGCGATACGCTGAAAATGCGCTTGCAAGATGTGCAAGTGGATACGGTTACACGCGGTTTGGAACGCCCAAGCGACCATGCGCCAGTGGTGGGTTTATTTGAATAA
- the pta gene encoding phosphate acetyltransferase: MANILILPTCAHVDAVAATQAVTALLDDAASFNPLADFARAENMIAAGKADDWLEVLVSEVFTLGKKNVVIQGITPDAENAFLATQNVALATAFNAQIIFLAADEAGADKRVALAKQAFNGFPVHFAGVIGNAAAATANGLADLGNVGSLKAADLAQIATFTTDRMSPAQFRFNMMDAAQKANKRIVLPEGSEPRTVRAAVICHEKNIARCVLLATRAEVEAVAKEFNLTLPESLEIIDPASIVENYVAPMCELRKSKGMTPEQAREQLQDTVVLGTMMMAQNDVDGLVSGAVHTTANTIRPAFQLIKTAPGESIVSSVFFMLLPGQVVVYGDCAVNPNPTAEQLAEIAIQSANSAKAFGIEPRVAMISYSTMDSGTGPDVDLVRTATNLVREKRPDLAIDGPLQYDASVVESVAKSKAPNSKVAGKANVFIFPHLTTGNCIYKAVQRHANVLSVGPMLQGLRKPVNDLSRGALVEDIVYTIALTAIQATQK; encoded by the coding sequence ATGGCAAATATTTTAATTCTTCCAACTTGTGCACATGTTGATGCTGTTGCGGCAACACAAGCCGTTACAGCGCTCTTGGACGATGCTGCATCATTTAACCCACTGGCAGATTTTGCGCGTGCAGAAAACATGATTGCTGCAGGTAAAGCAGATGATTGGTTGGAAGTTTTGGTAAGTGAAGTATTCACTTTGGGTAAAAAAAATGTCGTGATTCAAGGCATTACACCTGATGCTGAAAATGCGTTTTTGGCAACACAAAATGTAGCATTAGCAACTGCCTTCAATGCACAAATCATTTTCTTGGCTGCCGATGAAGCAGGTGCAGATAAACGTGTTGCTTTGGCAAAACAAGCATTCAATGGTTTCCCTGTTCATTTTGCAGGCGTAATTGGCAATGCAGCAGCTGCAACCGCCAATGGTTTAGCAGATTTGGGCAATGTAGGCAGCCTGAAAGCAGCAGATTTAGCCCAAATCGCAACTTTCACAACCGACCGTATGTCGCCAGCACAATTCCGTTTCAATATGATGGATGCGGCGCAAAAAGCAAATAAACGTATTGTGTTACCAGAAGGTTCAGAACCACGCACCGTTCGCGCAGCCGTGATTTGCCACGAAAAAAATATTGCACGTTGCGTTTTATTGGCAACTCGCGCCGAAGTGGAAGCAGTCGCCAAAGAATTCAATCTAACGCTGCCTGAAAGTTTAGAAATCATTGACCCTGCCTCTATTGTGGAAAATTATGTTGCGCCAATGTGTGAATTGCGCAAATCCAAAGGCATGACACCTGAACAAGCGCGTGAACAACTGCAAGATACCGTTGTGCTGGGCACCATGATGATGGCACAAAACGATGTAGATGGTTTGGTATCTGGCGCGGTTCACACAACTGCCAATACCATTCGTCCTGCTTTCCAGTTGATTAAAACAGCTCCAGGCGAAAGCATTGTTTCTAGCGTATTTTTCATGTTGTTACCTGGCCAAGTGGTGGTTTATGGCGATTGCGCGGTTAATCCTAATCCAACCGCTGAACAACTGGCAGAAATTGCCATTCAATCAGCCAATTCTGCCAAAGCATTTGGCATTGAGCCACGCGTGGCGATGATTTCATATTCAACTATGGATTCAGGAACAGGTCCAGATGTAGATTTGGTGCGTACTGCGACCAATTTGGTGCGCGAAAAACGTCCTGATTTGGCGATTGATGGTCCATTGCAATACGATGCATCTGTGGTGGAAAGCGTCGCTAAATCCAAAGCACCAAACAGCAAAGTAGCGGGTAAAGCCAATGTTTTCATCTTCCCACATTTGACAACAGGTAACTGCATTTACAAAGCAGTACAACGCCATGCCAATGTGTTGAGCGTAGGTCCAATGTTGCAAGGTCTGCGTAAACCCGTGAATGATTTGTCTCGTGGTGCATTAGTGGAAGACATTGTGTACACCATCGCTTTGACAGCAATTCAAGCAACACAAAAATAA
- a CDS encoding manganese efflux pump: MSFFAIVILALGMSVDAFAAALARGAAQPNSSLKTIIKTALIFGAIETIAPTIGWLVGKAAVPFFEQYNHWLAFFMLLILGGKMIHNGIFSTTKAQEASPQNHGFWLTVSTAIATSMDSLIVGMGLAFLHVNIVITALAIGTATTIMSALGLFFGRILGIAMGTRAEILGGIVLVSMGIFILIEHIGLIQ, encoded by the coding sequence ATGAGCTTCTTTGCCATCGTTATTTTAGCATTGGGTATGTCGGTAGATGCTTTTGCCGCTGCACTCGCCAGAGGCGCAGCGCAACCCAATAGCAGCCTGAAAACCATCATCAAAACAGCATTAATTTTTGGTGCAATAGAAACCATTGCGCCAACGATTGGTTGGTTAGTTGGCAAAGCAGCCGTTCCGTTTTTTGAACAATACAATCACTGGCTCGCTTTTTTTATGCTGCTGATTTTGGGTGGAAAAATGATACACAATGGCATTTTTTCTACGACAAAAGCCCAAGAAGCATCGCCTCAAAATCATGGTTTCTGGCTAACTGTCAGCACCGCCATTGCCACCAGCATGGATTCACTTATTGTTGGCATGGGCTTGGCATTTTTACACGTCAATATTGTGATAACCGCACTGGCGATTGGTACGGCAACCACAATCATGTCGGCATTGGGCTTATTTTTTGGGCGAATATTGGGAATCGCAATGGGTACGCGTGCAGAAATATTGGGGGGTATCGTATTAGTGAGTATGGGAATTTTTATTTTGATTGAGCATATTGGCTTGATTCAATAA
- a CDS encoding protein-tyrosine phosphatase family protein, with product MNKMNTWRTIAIVALCLPCVTWAQGEQTMTSTPTSAARSLKQDANLYQVDDKLFRSEQLIAEDKLAVQSLGIKSIINLRFFNRRGNEKLFTGDDIELLNRPLLTWDVKPAQIAHILWTIEQQQKKGAVLVHCYHGADRTGTVIGMYRIIYQGWTIDAAKREMQQGGFGYHSIWKNLERLFTEENVQKVRVELQKLRAAQS from the coding sequence ATGAACAAAATGAACACATGGCGTACCATCGCAATCGTGGCGTTATGCTTACCCTGTGTCACATGGGCACAAGGAGAACAAACCATGACCTCAACACCAACATCCGCAGCCCGTTCACTCAAACAAGATGCCAATCTGTATCAAGTAGACGATAAACTGTTTCGCAGCGAACAATTAATTGCCGAAGACAAATTGGCGGTGCAATCTTTGGGCATCAAAAGCATCATCAATTTGCGCTTTTTCAATCGCCGTGGCAACGAAAAATTATTTACTGGCGATGATATAGAATTACTCAATCGCCCTTTATTGACTTGGGATGTCAAACCCGCTCAAATTGCACACATTTTGTGGACGATTGAACAGCAACAAAAAAAAGGCGCAGTATTAGTACATTGCTACCATGGCGCGGACAGAACAGGCACGGTTATTGGCATGTATCGCATCATTTATCAGGGCTGGACGATTGACGCTGCCAAGCGTGAAATGCAACAAGGCGGATTTGGCTATCACAGCATTTGGAAAAATTTGGAACGCTTATTTACCGAAGAAAATGTCCAAAAAGTACGCGTAGAATTGCAAAAATTGCGTGCCGCACAATCATAA
- a CDS encoding YeiH family protein has translation MNKSTGLLLVGLLALSASFLAQTAWAKHWHIGAMTIAIVLGMLLGNSVYDKVEHRAAAGVLFAKGFLLRMGIVLYGFKITLHDIGKVGVNAVVSDALMLCGTFLFACWLGIRVLKIDRETVYLTASGCSICGAAAIMATEPVVKAPAHKVSIAVALIVLFGTVAMFVYPLLYPVLNTWLSPHQYGIYIGSSVHEVAQVYGAGSALDSVVADTAVITKMIRVMMLAPFLMVLSWYLQRNQSGEKSKIVLPWFAVYFLGVALFNSLNLLPKSFVGVLVQIDDIFLMMAMAALGLTTRIKAMRQAGVRPLLLGLGVLIWLMVVGFLVNVAMQSVIQ, from the coding sequence ATGAACAAAAGTACAGGTTTATTATTGGTTGGTTTATTGGCGTTATCTGCCAGTTTTTTGGCGCAAACGGCATGGGCAAAACATTGGCATATTGGCGCGATGACGATTGCGATTGTATTGGGTATGCTATTGGGCAATAGTGTATATGATAAAGTGGAACATCGCGCTGCTGCGGGTGTGTTGTTTGCCAAAGGATTTTTGTTGCGTATGGGAATTGTGTTGTATGGTTTCAAAATCACGCTACACGATATTGGCAAAGTGGGCGTGAATGCGGTGGTAAGCGATGCTTTGATGTTGTGTGGCACATTTTTGTTTGCGTGTTGGTTGGGGATTCGCGTGCTGAAAATTGACCGCGAAACGGTATATTTAACCGCATCTGGATGCAGTATTTGTGGTGCGGCGGCGATTATGGCAACTGAACCTGTTGTCAAAGCACCTGCACATAAAGTGTCTATTGCCGTGGCATTGATTGTGTTATTTGGCACGGTGGCGATGTTTGTTTATCCTTTGTTGTATCCTGTATTGAATACTTGGTTGTCGCCACATCAATATGGAATTTACATCGGTTCTTCAGTACACGAAGTGGCACAAGTTTATGGTGCAGGCAGCGCGTTGGATTCGGTGGTGGCGGATACGGCAGTTATCACAAAGATGATTCGCGTGATGATGCTAGCACCATTTTTGATGGTATTGTCATGGTATCTGCAACGCAATCAGTCGGGCGAAAAAAGCAAAATTGTTTTGCCATGGTTTGCGGTGTATTTTTTGGGTGTGGCGTTGTTTAATTCTTTGAACTTGTTGCCCAAATCGTTTGTCGGCGTGTTGGTGCAAATAGATGATATTTTTTTGATGATGGCGATGGCAGCTTTGGGTTTGACTACGCGCATTAAAGCGATGCGCCAAGCGGGAGTGAGACCGTTATTGTTGGGTTTGGGCGTATTGATTTGGTTGATGGTGGTGGGATTTTTGGTCAATGTTGCGATGCAATCTGTGATTCAGTAA
- the metW gene encoding methionine biosynthesis protein MetW, with protein sequence MKLRDDLQLIYDWIPDNSHVLDLGCGNGELLHELMMKKNCTGYGVEIDVNSVQAAIERDVNVIQADLEHGLASFGDNSFDVIVLSQTIQAMQNTETILRDLTRIAKQAIVSFPNFGYWKNRLQIALGGHMPVSERMPYQWYNTPNIHWCTLHDFDRLCEQNNIRVLERAVMTGDKRVDILPNLLGSLAFYRVG encoded by the coding sequence ATGAAATTAAGAGACGATTTACAACTTATTTATGACTGGATTCCCGACAACTCACATGTATTGGATTTGGGTTGCGGCAATGGCGAATTGCTGCACGAACTGATGATGAAAAAAAACTGTACAGGCTATGGCGTAGAAATTGACGTAAACAGCGTTCAGGCTGCCATTGAACGCGATGTCAATGTGATTCAAGCTGACTTGGAACACGGTTTAGCCAGCTTTGGCGATAATAGTTTTGACGTGATTGTGTTGAGCCAAACCATTCAAGCGATGCAAAACACCGAAACCATTTTGCGCGATTTAACCCGTATCGCCAAGCAAGCGATTGTGTCTTTCCCCAATTTTGGTTACTGGAAAAACCGCTTGCAAATCGCGCTGGGCGGACATATGCCCGTGAGTGAGCGCATGCCGTATCAATGGTATAACACACCCAATATTCATTGGTGCACGCTGCACGATTTTGACCGTTTGTGCGAGCAAAATAATATTCGTGTACTGGAACGCGCTGTGATGACGGGCGATAAGCGTGTGGACATTTTGCCCAATTTGCTGGGCAGTTTGGCGTTTTATCGGGTTGGTTAA
- the metX gene encoding homoserine O-succinyltransferase MetX, whose protein sequence is MSITSTSIITPQTIAFDHPFTLQNGHTLPRFDLITETYGSLNADKSNAVLICHALSGTHHAAGRHSENDKNAGWWDNMIGSGKPIDTDKFFVVALNNLGGCAGSTGPTSINPETGKTYGADFPMVTVRDWVRSQALLADHFGIQQWAAVVGGSLGGMQALQWTIDYPERLRHALVIASAPKLSTQNIAFNDVARQAILTDPDFNGGHYAKHNTLPRRGLRIARMMGHITYLAENGLGKKFGRELRGDQYKYSYDIDFEVESYLRYQGDKFSERFDANTYLLMTKALDYFDPAAEYNNDLQAALQNVQAKFFIASFSTDWRFSPKRSREIVRALIANKKSVQYVEIESVHGHDAFLMEDSAYINAVRAYMNNIQVGA, encoded by the coding sequence ATGTCTATTACCAGCACCAGCATCATCACACCACAAACCATTGCTTTTGACCACCCGTTTACCCTACAAAACGGACACACACTCCCCCGTTTTGATTTAATTACCGAAACTTACGGCAGCCTGAACGCCGACAAATCCAATGCCGTATTGATTTGTCATGCCCTATCAGGCACACATCACGCCGCAGGTCGCCACAGCGAAAACGACAAAAATGCAGGCTGGTGGGACAATATGATTGGCTCAGGTAAACCGATTGACACCGACAAATTCTTCGTGGTTGCACTCAACAATTTAGGCGGCTGTGCAGGCAGCACAGGGCCAACCAGCATCAATCCCGAAACAGGCAAAACCTACGGCGCAGATTTCCCAATGGTTACCGTGCGCGATTGGGTACGTTCACAAGCTCTACTCGCCGACCATTTTGGCATACAACAATGGGCGGCAGTTGTTGGCGGCAGTTTGGGCGGCATGCAAGCCCTGCAATGGACTATTGACTATCCCGAACGTTTGCGCCACGCACTTGTCATTGCATCCGCGCCCAAATTATCCACGCAAAACATCGCTTTCAATGATGTCGCGCGTCAAGCCATTCTTACCGACCCTGATTTCAACGGCGGACATTATGCCAAACACAACACCCTGCCCCGCCGCGGTTTACGCATTGCGCGAATGATGGGACACATTACCTATCTCGCCGAAAACGGCTTGGGCAAAAAATTCGGACGCGAATTGCGTGGCGACCAATACAAATACAGTTACGATATTGATTTTGAAGTAGAAAGTTATTTGCGTTATCAAGGCGACAAATTTTCCGAACGCTTTGATGCCAACACTTATTTACTGATGACCAAAGCCTTGGATTATTTTGACCCAGCCGCCGAATACAACAACGATTTACAGGCTGCCCTACAAAATGTACAAGCCAAATTTTTTATTGCCAGTTTCAGTACCGATTGGCGTTTTTCGCCCAAACGTTCGCGCGAAATTGTTAGAGCATTGATTGCCAATAAAAAATCCGTACAATATGTAGAAATAGAATCAGTACATGGACACGATGCGTTTTTAATGGAAGACAGTGCATACATCAACGCCGTCCGTGCCTATATGAACAATATTCAGGTGGGCGCATGA